TATTAAGAACCGTTATTTTAGCAATGTAAAAACCGATGCCCTTGATGAAAACGTCTACGCTGTGGCCCAGTCTTTGACCGGATTACAGCAGTATCCGCTGCTTACGGTAAAGCGCATCGACACCGGTACTTTGGATCAGTTCTAAAGCACAACGGGCTGTAGCAGCCACAGGTGCCCAAAAACTAGAAGGAGGTGAGCTGGATGGAACAGACTTTAATGTTGGTGTTTAAGAACGCTGCCGGTAAGAATGCTTCCCTGTCCCTGGCAGCGCCGCGGGAGGATCTAA
The Bacillota bacterium DNA segment above includes these coding regions:
- a CDS encoding DUF1659 domain-containing protein — its product is MAVERTPESSRMQLQLQTGIGEDNEPIIKNRYFSNVKTDALDENVYAVAQSLTGLQQYPLLTVKRIDTGTLDQF